A window of the Cannabis sativa cultivar Pink pepper isolate KNU-18-1 chromosome X, ASM2916894v1, whole genome shotgun sequence genome harbors these coding sequences:
- the LOC115722839 gene encoding uncharacterized protein LOC115722839: protein MYHWMVVLIQPSTHTIAYLDSNNGYVPEDLKYIVNTSLNIVNKSLTNRNDRPIEWITPICPQQPDGKQCGYYVMKFIESFMNEEDPIRRVREMGKSDPYSNDEMNILRDQWIEYVRAQAVRQGLLQ from the exons ATGTATCATTGGATGGTTGTACTTATCCAACCAAGTACACATACGATAGCGTACTTGGATTCCAACAATGGATATGTACCAGAAGATTTAAAATACATTGTTAACAC GTCGCTCAACATAGTTAATAAAAGCTTAACTAACCGCAATGATCGTCCCATTGAGTGGATAACTCCGATATGTCCACAACAACCAGACGGGAAGCAATGTGGATATTATGTCATGAAATTTATTGAGAGTTTCATGAACGAAGAAGATCCAATACGCCGAGTGAGAGAAATG ggtAAGAGCGATCCGTACTCAAATGACGAGATGAATATTTTGCGTGATCAGTGGATTGAATATGTTCGAGCACAAGCAGTGCGACAAGGGCTTTTACAATGA
- the LOC115722818 gene encoding calcium-dependent protein kinase 29 produces MGNCLFRWFKRIVSCFYRRPITYGNTNNPHNSSSSSSSPTPPSSPQKGTILERPYDDIKSIYKLKKELGRGQFGVTYLCKEKSTGRKYACKSISRGKLINEKEIQDVRREVNILLHLNGQPNIVEFKGVYEDRENLYLVMELCSGGELFDRMISKGSYSEREAAKIFKQIVNVVHVCHFMGVMHRDLKPENFLLASKDDNAPIKATDFGLSVFIEQEKVYTDIVGSAFYLAPEVLQQNYGKEIDVWSAGVILYILLSGFPPFGGETEKAICDSILEGNLDLQSSPWPTISASAKDLIAKMLERDPTKRITAAEAIEHSWLKEDGETSDKPIDSAVLVRMKQFRAMNKMKKLALKVIAENLSEEEIHGLKQMFNNMDTDGSGTITIEELKTGLSRLGSKLSEAEIQQLMEAADVDRNGTVEYDEFITATMHRHRLERDENLYKAFQFFDKDGNGYITREELKQAMTQYDMGDEATIDEILDDVDTNKDGKITFEEFADMMRKGT; encoded by the exons ATGGGCAATTGCTTATTTCGGTGGTTTAAACGTATAGTTAGTTGCTTCTACCGACGTCCTATAACCTATGGTAATACTAATAACCCCCATAACtcgtcatcatcatcatcatcaccaacaCCTCCTTCTTCTCCTCAAAAAGGAACCATTTTAGAAAGACCTTATGATGACATAAAATCGATTTACAAGCTCAAAAAGGAGCTTGGAAGGGGTCAGTTTGGGGTGACCTATCTTTGCAAGGAGAAATCCACTGGGAGAAAGTACGCTTGTAAGTCAATTTCTAGGGGAAAACTTATCAATGAAAAGGAGATCCAAGATGTTAGAAGGGAAGTCAACATTTTGTTGCATCTTAATGGTCAACCAAatattgttgaatttaaagGAGTTTACGAAGACAGGGAAAATCTTTATTTGGTTATGGAGTTGTGCTCCGGGGGAGAGCTTTTCGATCGGATGATATCCAAAGGGAGCTATTCTGAGCGTGAAGCAGCCAAAATTTTCAAGCAAATTGTGAATGTTGTTCATGTTTGTCATTTCATGGGAGTAATGCATAGGGACTTGAAGCCTGAGAATTTCTTACTTGCCAGTAAAGATGACAACGCACCTATTAAGGCCACTGATTTCGGACTCTCTGTCTTTATCGAACAAG AAAAAGTGTACACGGACATTGTGGGAAGTGCCTTCTACTTGGCCCCAGAAGTATTACAACAGAATTATGGAAAGGAGATAGATGTGTGGAGTGCTGGAGTCATTTTATACATTCTTCTAAGTGGGTTTCCACCATTCGGGGGAG AGACGGAGAAAGCAATTTGTGACTCAATTTTAGAAGGAAATCTTGATTTGCAAAGCTCGCCATGGCCTACCATATCTGCTTCAGCAAAGGATCTTATAGCTAAAATGTTGGAGAGGGATCCTACAAAAAGAATTACAGCTGCTGAAGCAATTG AACATTCATGGTTGAAGGAAGATGGTGAAACATCTGATAAACCCATTGACAGTGCTGTTCTAGTTAGGATGAAGCAGTTCAGGGCAATGAACAAAATGAAGAAACTTGCTCTCAAG GTAATAGCGGAGAACCTTTCAGAAGAAGAAATCCAtgggttgaaacaaatgttcaACAACATGGACACAGATGGAAGTGGCACAATCACAATAGAAGAATTGAAAACTGGATTGTCCAGGCTAGGATCCAAACTTTCTGAAGCCGAAATACAACAGTTGATGGAAGCT GCTGATGTTGATCGAAATGGGACTGTCGAATATGACGAATTCATTACTGCTACCATGCATCGCCATAGACTTGAGAGAGATGAAAACTTGTACAAGGCTTTCCAATTCTTCGACAAGGATGGCAATGG GTATATCACTAGAGAAGAGCTAAAGCAAGCTATGACTCAATATGATATGGGTGATGAAGCTACAATTGATGAAATCCTTGACGATGTTGATACTAACAAA GACGGAAAGATCACCTTTGAGGAGTTTGCTGATATGATGAGAAAAGGAACATAG